The Nitrospira sp. genome window below encodes:
- a CDS encoding SPFH domain-containing protein, giving the protein MKSLMRGMLGMLLAVGVVGAGTGCVAIEAGHEGVLVEQPAFFGHGGVDPVPTKTGRLWVAPTTKVVDVDIRPIQYAEHFDIISAENAPVSFDAFLIANVIEGRSPELISKYGPNWYANNAKEAFRTFVREEVQKYPLFQLTTDPTTRQKLQDAIAKEVQTKLIEKQGIPVRLNRVVVGSILPPKGVVEQTTQTIIQEQRKITMVEFQKAEESREKAERQRGIADRAYRESLGLTAPEFVDLRRIEVQKDIVQHAPSSLTVIMGLERVGINMPPISAEK; this is encoded by the coding sequence ATGAAGAGTCTCATGCGTGGAATGCTGGGGATGCTTCTCGCCGTCGGGGTTGTGGGCGCGGGGACCGGCTGTGTGGCGATTGAAGCCGGGCATGAAGGGGTCCTGGTCGAGCAGCCGGCGTTCTTCGGGCATGGCGGCGTTGATCCGGTGCCAACGAAGACGGGCCGCCTGTGGGTCGCGCCGACGACCAAGGTGGTCGATGTCGATATCCGGCCCATTCAGTACGCGGAACATTTCGATATCATTTCGGCGGAGAATGCGCCCGTCTCCTTTGATGCGTTCCTGATCGCCAACGTCATCGAAGGCCGCTCGCCGGAATTGATCAGCAAGTATGGGCCGAACTGGTATGCCAATAATGCCAAAGAGGCGTTCCGCACGTTTGTGCGGGAAGAAGTGCAAAAGTATCCGCTCTTCCAGTTGACGACCGATCCCACCACCAGACAGAAGCTGCAGGATGCCATTGCCAAAGAAGTGCAAACCAAATTGATCGAGAAACAGGGCATTCCGGTGCGGCTGAACCGTGTCGTTGTCGGCAGCATTCTCCCGCCCAAGGGCGTGGTCGAGCAGACCACTCAGACCATCATTCAAGAACAGCGCAAGATCACCATGGTGGAGTTTCAGAAAGCGGAAGAGTCGCGTGAAAAGGCCGAACGGCAGCGCGGCATTGCGGACCGCGCCTATCGGGAATCCCTCGGCCTGACCGCGCCCGAGTTCGTGGATTTGCGCCGCATCGAAGTGCAAAAGGACATCGTGCAGCACGCGCCGTCCTCCCTGACCGTGATCATGGGGCTCGAACGCGTCGGCATCAATATGCCGCCCATTTCGGCAGAGAAGTAA
- a CDS encoding cytochrome c, with amino-acid sequence MKIAQFVGLGFLVLSVGVAPACSQGEPPAKPASSQSSAAVPAELQPGEAKFTANCSACHGAGGVGTQQGPPLVHKIYEPNHHGDAAFQRAAANGVKAHHWEFGNMPKIEAVTPEDVDQIIKYVRWLQHQAGVF; translated from the coding sequence ATGAAGATCGCGCAATTCGTTGGCCTGGGGTTCTTGGTGCTCTCCGTCGGAGTCGCGCCGGCCTGCAGTCAGGGCGAGCCGCCGGCAAAGCCGGCGAGCAGCCAATCGAGCGCCGCCGTGCCGGCCGAACTCCAGCCGGGAGAGGCCAAGTTCACCGCCAACTGTTCAGCCTGCCATGGAGCGGGCGGAGTGGGAACCCAGCAGGGGCCTCCGCTGGTGCATAAGATCTATGAGCCGAATCATCATGGCGACGCCGCCTTTCAACGGGCCGCGGCCAATGGGGTGAAGGCGCATCATTGGGAATTCGGCAACATGCCCAAAATCGAGGCCGTGACCCCCGAAGATGTCGATCAAATCATCAAGTATGTGCGGTGGCTCCAGCATCAAGCCGGAGTGTTTTAA
- the queC gene encoding 7-cyano-7-deazaguanine synthase QueC, producing the protein MPVNEETPSPTRPRAVVLASGGLDSTVTAAMARQDGFELYLLTIAYRQRHAVEIERAKQVAAALGAQSHLVIEVDLRALGGSALTDDLAVPKNRPDEARAAGIPITYVPGRNLIFLSLAAAHAEVVGARVIYFGANVLDYSGYPDCRPEFIRAFEQVVALGTKAGVEGQRIEVRAPLLMRSKAEIIRAGMQLQVPFALTHSCYDPIGTVACGRCDSCVIRKQGFAQAGVEDPIAYAVG; encoded by the coding sequence GTGCCTGTGAACGAAGAGACGCCGTCACCCACCCGTCCACGCGCCGTGGTCCTTGCCAGTGGCGGATTGGATTCCACCGTGACCGCGGCGATGGCCCGGCAGGACGGGTTCGAGCTGTACCTGCTCACCATCGCCTACCGGCAGCGGCATGCGGTAGAGATCGAGCGGGCCAAGCAAGTCGCGGCGGCGTTGGGCGCGCAGAGTCATCTGGTTATTGAGGTCGATCTCCGGGCGTTGGGCGGATCGGCCTTAACCGACGACCTGGCCGTGCCCAAGAATCGCCCTGACGAGGCACGCGCAGCCGGCATTCCCATCACCTATGTGCCGGGGCGTAATCTCATTTTCTTATCCCTTGCCGCCGCGCATGCGGAGGTGGTGGGGGCGAGGGTGATCTATTTTGGCGCCAACGTGCTCGACTATTCCGGCTATCCGGACTGCCGTCCGGAGTTCATTCGCGCATTCGAACAGGTGGTGGCGCTGGGGACCAAGGCCGGGGTAGAGGGGCAGCGCATTGAAGTGCGGGCGCCGCTGCTCATGCGGTCGAAGGCGGAGATTATTCGAGCCGGGATGCAGCTGCAGGTGCCCTTTGCGCTCACGCATAGCTGTTACGATCCGATCGGAACCGTCGCCTGCGGGCGCTGTGATAGCTGCGTCATTCGCAAGCAGGGATTTGCACAAGCGGGAGTTGAGGACCCCATCGCATATGCGGTAGGGTAA
- a CDS encoding TraR/DksA family transcriptional regulator, which produces MATKASAKKKPTPKAKTGSSSTTMKKTSTPAARVEKPAAVHIEVEPVRPKETAKEREERERRRDALYQMLMTKRQEIIKEIEGNLGQSLTEDQQRRLESARDVGDQALMDLDRELGISLMEMRNRRRQAIDEALNRLRDGSYGVCAECGVEISEKRLQAVLFAKLCVECQSKAELLEKIEKEEDRD; this is translated from the coding sequence ATGGCAACCAAAGCCTCCGCGAAGAAGAAACCGACTCCCAAAGCAAAAACAGGATCATCAAGCACGACTATGAAGAAAACGAGCACCCCCGCCGCACGGGTTGAAAAGCCGGCCGCGGTTCACATTGAAGTGGAGCCGGTTCGGCCTAAAGAGACGGCCAAGGAGCGTGAAGAGCGGGAGCGCCGGCGGGATGCGCTGTACCAGATGTTGATGACCAAGCGGCAAGAGATCATCAAGGAAATCGAGGGGAATCTTGGCCAATCCTTGACGGAAGACCAGCAGCGCCGGCTGGAATCCGCACGCGATGTTGGGGATCAAGCCCTCATGGATTTGGATCGCGAACTCGGCATCTCGCTCATGGAGATGCGCAATCGCCGGCGCCAAGCGATCGACGAAGCGCTCAATCGGTTGCGCGATGGCTCCTATGGCGTCTGTGCGGAATGTGGCGTCGAGATCAGTGAAAAACGGTTGCAGGCCGTGCTCTTTGCCAAGCTTTGCGTCGAGTGCCAGTCGAAGGCCGAGCTCTTGGAAAAGATCGAGAAGGAAGAAGACCGCGACTAA
- a CDS encoding adenine phosphoribosyltransferase, translating to MTAINYKALIREVPDFPKPGILFYDITTLLKHPEAFRSLTEELVARYQGRGIAKVVGIESRGFIFGGVLAGRLGAGFVPVRKPGKLPADRFEVKYSLEYGSNSLAIHRDAIAIGERVLIVDDLLATGGTAEATVSLVRQLGGEIVGLDFLVELKDLKGREKLAGYDVHSTILYP from the coding sequence GTGACGGCGATCAATTACAAAGCCCTCATCCGTGAAGTGCCGGATTTCCCGAAACCCGGCATCCTTTTCTACGACATCACGACGCTTCTGAAACATCCGGAGGCCTTCCGAAGCCTGACGGAGGAGCTGGTGGCCCGCTATCAAGGCCGTGGCATTGCCAAGGTGGTCGGGATCGAATCGCGCGGATTTATTTTTGGCGGGGTGCTTGCCGGCCGGCTTGGGGCTGGATTTGTTCCCGTGCGAAAGCCGGGGAAGCTGCCGGCTGATCGGTTTGAGGTCAAGTACAGCCTGGAGTATGGATCGAACTCACTGGCGATTCACCGCGACGCCATTGCGATCGGCGAACGAGTTTTGATCGTCGATGACTTGCTGGCCACGGGGGGCACCGCCGAAGCCACCGTGAGTCTTGTCCGTCAGTTGGGCGGCGAGATCGTCGGGCTCGACTTTCTGGTTGAACTCAAAGATCTCAAGGGACGGGAGAAGTTAGCTGGGTACGACGTCCATTCGACCATCCTCTATCCATAG
- a CDS encoding sigma-70 family RNA polymerase sigma factor, protein MSREEDELQDLSEARRHEADEGDLSDAGSGPEPEEKSSNRSEGLDTLKSYLREVRRSTLLSFKQEQELGKRVLAGDEQARQQMIESNLRLVISIGKRYINRGFPFSDIVEEGNLGLIKAVEKFNYKRGFRFSTYASWWIRQYIERAIINQGRLVRLPVHVVERLNRYLGRVEQLVQELGREPSSQEVARKMKTSEAEVIDLKQLVRTTCSLDSPINDGTDMFLRDVIEDPLCQSPDETADGVRRRAELMSWVTELPEKEQTVIVSRFGLDGDEAKTLEEIGREMGLTRERVRQIETTALVRLRGTIARKTMTQADLL, encoded by the coding sequence ATGAGCCGAGAGGAAGACGAGCTGCAGGATCTGAGTGAAGCGCGCCGGCATGAGGCTGACGAGGGCGATCTGTCGGATGCCGGCAGCGGACCTGAGCCGGAAGAGAAGTCTTCGAATCGATCCGAAGGGCTCGATACGCTCAAGAGCTATCTCCGCGAGGTGCGGCGCTCGACATTGCTGTCGTTTAAGCAGGAACAGGAACTGGGGAAGCGGGTGCTTGCCGGCGATGAGCAGGCACGGCAGCAGATGATCGAGTCGAATTTGCGGCTGGTGATCAGCATCGGGAAACGCTACATCAACCGGGGATTTCCATTTTCCGATATCGTGGAAGAGGGCAATCTCGGGTTGATCAAGGCGGTTGAGAAATTCAATTACAAGCGCGGGTTCCGGTTCAGCACCTACGCCTCCTGGTGGATTCGCCAGTACATCGAGCGCGCGATCATCAATCAAGGGCGGCTGGTGCGGTTGCCGGTGCATGTGGTGGAGCGGCTGAACCGGTATTTGGGGCGAGTGGAGCAGTTGGTCCAGGAACTTGGCCGCGAGCCGTCCTCGCAGGAAGTGGCGCGGAAGATGAAGACCAGCGAAGCCGAAGTGATCGATCTGAAGCAGCTGGTTCGCACGACCTGTTCGCTGGACAGCCCAATCAATGATGGCACCGATATGTTTTTGCGCGATGTGATCGAGGACCCGCTCTGCCAGTCTCCCGACGAGACGGCGGACGGGGTTCGGCGCCGGGCCGAGCTCATGAGCTGGGTTACGGAGTTGCCTGAGAAAGAGCAAACTGTTATTGTGTCGCGGTTCGGGCTCGATGGCGATGAAGCCAAGACCCTGGAAGAAATCGGCCGGGAGATGGGGCTGACCCGTGAGCGGGTTCGCCAAATCGAAACCACGGCGCTGGTTCGGCTTCGTGGGACCATTGCGCGGAAGACCATGACACAAGCAGATTTGCTCTAA
- a CDS encoding acylphosphatase: MRAHILVSGRVQGVGYRAFAARVAAQRKLVGGVRNLDDGRVELDVEGSKDLIEGVVAELHTGPPAARVTAVMVVWHPPSERFTDFQIWY; encoded by the coding sequence GTGCGAGCGCACATCCTGGTGAGCGGGCGAGTACAGGGTGTGGGATACCGGGCGTTTGCCGCCCGGGTGGCAGCGCAACGGAAACTCGTCGGCGGGGTGCGCAACCTCGACGATGGGCGGGTTGAGTTGGACGTCGAGGGCTCGAAGGATCTCATTGAGGGGGTGGTGGCCGAGTTGCACACGGGGCCGCCTGCGGCACGCGTGACGGCGGTGATGGTGGTGTGGCATCCTCCCTCTGAGCGGTTCACGGATTTTCAAATCTGGTACTAG
- the ald gene encoding alanine dehydrogenase, whose product MIIGVPKEIKDHEYRVSLTPDGAAALRKAGHTVWVEPSAGLGSGFHDDEYRRAGASLASSKEEVFQKAELIVKVKEPLLSECALFRPGQVLFTYLHLASLPELTRVLLDAKITAIAYETTVAKDGSLPMLKPMSEIAGRMSVQVGAHYLEKLQGGRGVLLAGVPGVEPGKVVVLGAGIVGAAATRIAVGLGAQVTVINLDVERLRYLDDLYQGRVVTRAVSDAAIEQAVCEADLVIGAVLVPGAKAPRLVSRALLSRMKPGAVVVDVSVDQGGCFETTRATTHSDPVYVVEGVLHYCVANMPGIVPRTSTFALTNATLPYLMRLASDGVDRAVQSDPGFARGVNLKNGLVTCQGVADAHDLRFTPIL is encoded by the coding sequence ATGATCATCGGCGTTCCCAAGGAAATCAAAGACCACGAATATCGCGTGAGTCTGACCCCTGACGGCGCGGCGGCGCTCCGCAAGGCCGGACATACGGTGTGGGTGGAGCCTTCCGCCGGGCTCGGAAGCGGATTTCACGATGACGAATACCGGCGGGCGGGCGCATCGCTGGCCTCGTCGAAGGAAGAGGTCTTTCAAAAGGCGGAGCTGATCGTCAAAGTGAAAGAGCCTCTCTTGTCCGAATGCGCGCTCTTTCGTCCTGGCCAGGTGCTCTTCACCTATCTGCATCTTGCGTCGCTTCCGGAACTGACCAGGGTGTTATTGGACGCGAAGATCACGGCGATTGCCTACGAAACAACGGTGGCGAAAGACGGCAGCCTGCCCATGCTCAAGCCCATGAGTGAAATTGCCGGACGGATGTCGGTCCAGGTGGGCGCGCATTATCTTGAAAAGCTTCAGGGGGGGCGCGGAGTCTTGCTGGCCGGAGTGCCGGGGGTTGAGCCGGGCAAGGTGGTAGTGTTGGGCGCCGGTATTGTGGGCGCTGCCGCCACGCGGATTGCCGTCGGATTGGGCGCGCAGGTGACGGTGATCAATTTGGATGTCGAGCGGCTGCGCTATCTCGACGATCTCTATCAGGGGCGGGTCGTGACGCGCGCGGTCAGCGACGCGGCGATTGAACAGGCCGTGTGCGAGGCGGATCTGGTCATCGGCGCGGTGCTGGTGCCGGGCGCCAAGGCGCCGAGGCTGGTCTCGCGCGCACTGCTGTCCCGCATGAAGCCGGGGGCGGTGGTGGTGGATGTGTCCGTCGATCAGGGCGGCTGTTTCGAGACGACCAGGGCGACCACGCATTCCGATCCGGTGTATGTCGTCGAGGGCGTGCTGCATTATTGTGTCGCGAACATGCCGGGCATCGTGCCGCGGACCTCGACCTTCGCCTTGACGAACGCGACGCTTCCATACCTCATGCGGCTGGCCTCGGACGGCGTCGATCGGGCGGTCCAATCCGATCCAGGTTTCGCGCGCGGTGTCAACCTGAAAAATGGGCTGGTGACGTGTCAGGGAGTGGCCGACGCACACGACTTGCGTTTTACCCCCATCTTGTAA